The following coding sequences are from one Bacteroidota bacterium window:
- a CDS encoding carboxypeptidase-like regulatory domain-containing protein, translated as MYLKQFLFLSLLFSGFSLFAQNIGTVKGSVYDSVGKKMEFISIVVEEDQKYSTTTDRKGNFELKVPAGRKITLVFSSLNTYATRIKVELNPGETVTLKQVVTEKINAIPDAVIKGERQEGEAPSTVEIKGQTFLASPNESFEANLAFQGLGVQKSNELSSSYSVRGGNFDENLVYVNDFEVYRPFLIRSGQQEGLSFINPNMVSNVKFSSGGFQARYGDKMSSVLDVTYKRPKQFGGSFYASLMGFGGHVEGSDKKQRFTFLVGVRQRTSQYLLRSLDTKGQYSPNFLDLQGFFTYRISEKTSVEYITNYSRNQFFFKPVNRETSFGLLTDVKKLTIYFDGQEADQYQSALNGLSFNYAPNNHLLLKFLTSYYLNREKEAYDIQGEYYLSQVESDIGKDNFGEILYSLGVGGMQDWARNTLKSDIYYAGVRGSWFKKGHNLQWGLDYKHEWIKDKLDTWNRLDSAGHSLPYNYDETLVLVDSNYYYVPQKGNIGFDNILKSSFDLESNRISGFIQDTWRWGDSSKFTFNYGVRFQYWDVNQEPVITPRVQFSYKPKGKADIVFTASAGTYYQPPFYREMRNLKGEVNTKLKAQKSFHGVLGMNYAFSAWKRPFSFVTEAYYKYLWDLVPYKYENVLIRYLGENLSKGYAAGVDFRLNGELAEGAESWISMSIMSTGEDLRNDQYVAYYDSNGVAWANTERNQSRIVDSATIYPGYIPRPTDQRVNFALYFQDYIPKFKFIKVHIAMVFGSGLPFGPPGADKYKDKLRLPPYRRVDIGFSGQLWNPEWAKNKNKFNQGLKGVWISVEAFNIFGITNTVSYIWVRDIFNTQYAVPNYLTTRRINAKLVVNF; from the coding sequence ATGTATTTGAAGCAGTTCCTATTTCTTTCCTTACTGTTTTCTGGCTTTTCGTTATTTGCTCAAAACATCGGAACCGTAAAGGGGTCGGTTTATGACTCGGTCGGAAAGAAGATGGAATTCATTTCCATTGTGGTAGAAGAAGATCAGAAATATTCCACTACCACCGACCGGAAAGGAAACTTTGAGCTGAAGGTGCCTGCCGGAAGAAAGATCACCCTAGTTTTTTCGTCACTAAATACTTATGCTACCCGTATCAAGGTGGAATTGAATCCCGGCGAAACGGTTACCTTAAAACAAGTGGTGACAGAAAAGATAAATGCCATTCCTGATGCGGTGATTAAAGGGGAACGGCAAGAAGGCGAAGCACCGAGTACGGTGGAAATAAAAGGACAAACCTTCCTTGCATCTCCCAACGAAAGCTTTGAAGCCAATCTCGCTTTTCAGGGTTTGGGGGTGCAGAAAAGCAATGAGTTGAGTTCCAGCTATTCTGTACGCGGCGGTAACTTTGATGAGAACCTCGTGTATGTAAACGATTTTGAAGTTTATCGCCCTTTCCTTATCCGGTCGGGACAGCAGGAGGGATTGAGTTTTATCAATCCCAATATGGTGAGCAACGTAAAGTTCTCCTCCGGCGGCTTTCAAGCGCGCTATGGCGACAAGATGAGTTCTGTGCTGGATGTGACTTACAAACGTCCTAAGCAGTTCGGTGGTTCGTTCTATGCCAGTTTGATGGGATTTGGAGGCCACGTGGAAGGAAGCGACAAGAAACAGCGCTTCACTTTTCTGGTTGGTGTACGTCAACGCACCAGTCAATATTTGCTTCGTTCCTTGGATACTAAAGGCCAATACAGTCCTAACTTTCTTGACTTGCAGGGCTTTTTTACCTATCGGATCAGCGAGAAGACAAGTGTAGAATATATCACCAACTATTCACGCAATCAGTTTTTCTTTAAGCCGGTGAACCGCGAAACCAGCTTTGGTCTGCTGACCGATGTCAAGAAGCTGACGATTTATTTTGACGGACAAGAAGCTGACCAGTATCAGTCGGCACTCAACGGACTTTCTTTCAACTATGCTCCCAACAATCACCTACTGCTGAAGTTTCTGACGTCCTATTATCTCAACCGCGAAAAAGAGGCTTATGATATTCAGGGTGAATATTACCTCAGTCAGGTGGAGAGCGATATTGGTAAAGATAATTTCGGCGAGATTCTTTACAGTCTTGGGGTCGGTGGTATGCAAGATTGGGCGCGAAACACGTTGAAGAGTGATATCTACTACGCCGGTGTCCGTGGCTCCTGGTTCAAAAAGGGACATAATCTTCAATGGGGGCTTGATTATAAGCACGAGTGGATTAAAGACAAGCTCGATACTTGGAACCGGCTCGATTCGGCAGGTCATTCGCTTCCTTATAATTATGATGAAACATTGGTGCTGGTAGATTCCAACTACTACTATGTTCCGCAAAAGGGAAACATCGGATTCGACAACATTCTGAAATCTTCATTCGATCTTGAGTCCAATCGGATTTCGGGCTTCATTCAAGATACTTGGAGATGGGGCGACTCTTCCAAATTCACTTTCAATTACGGCGTTCGCTTTCAGTATTGGGATGTCAATCAGGAACCTGTCATCACCCCACGGGTGCAGTTCAGCTATAAACCCAAAGGCAAGGCGGATATTGTCTTCACAGCTTCCGCCGGCACCTACTATCAGCCTCCTTTCTACCGGGAAATGCGTAATCTGAAAGGAGAAGTGAACACCAAACTCAAGGCTCAAAAATCTTTTCATGGAGTGCTGGGCATGAACTATGCGTTTAGTGCATGGAAGAGGCCCTTTAGTTTTGTGACGGAAGCGTATTATAAATACCTCTGGGATTTGGTTCCCTATAAATATGAAAACGTATTGATTCGCTATTTGGGCGAAAACCTTTCTAAAGGTTATGCCGCTGGTGTGGATTTCCGTTTGAACGGCGAACTGGCTGAGGGTGCAGAAAGTTGGATCAGCATGAGCATTATGAGTACCGGCGAAGATCTGCGCAACGACCAATATGTTGCCTACTATGATAGCAATGGGGTGGCTTGGGCGAACACCGAACGCAACCAAAGCAGGATTGTGGACAGTGCCACGATTTACCCCGGTTATATTCCCCGCCCTACGGACCAGCGCGTGAACTTTGCCTTGTACTTTCAGGACTATATCCCTAAGTTCAAATTTATCAAAGTACATATCGCGATGGTTTTTGGCAGCGGCCTTCCATTTGGGCCTCCGGGTGCCGATAAGTATAAGGACAAACTACGGTTGCCGCCCTATCGCCGGGTGGACATCGGTTTCAGCGGCCAACTTTGGAACCCCGAATGGGCGAAGAACAAGAACAAGTTTAATCAGGGACTCAAAGGTGTGTGGATATCGGTGGAGGCTTTTAATATCTTCGGTATCACCAATACAGTTTCTTACATCTGGGTGCGCGACATTTTCAACACCCAATACGCCGTGCCTAATTACCTCACCACTCGCCGCATCAACGCCAAGTTGGTTGTGAACTTCTAG
- a CDS encoding class I SAM-dependent methyltransferase produces the protein MKKWVQKAVVQKVVSYLPFNHQVNFLFQKYVTKGVYLTDEYFSSRLEHATQHLKKYQQFSGKKIPASTLEIGTGWYPVVPVCFFLSGVEKIYSVDITFLTSKKRIETTLRKFVEYHDSGKLTGYLSYDPDKYQTLLSLLQNFEQLSLDNILHDLRITYKIEDARQLSLPDGSIDLVNSNNTFEHIYPVILHPILKDFKRVVKKQGGVMSHSIDMSDHFAHFDKSINIYNFLRFSDREWIWIDNSIQPQSRLRITDYRKMYEDLQIPVSEETFREGNLLELKTIPLDKKYAEMRLDDVAISHCHFVSDMSKGR, from the coding sequence ATGAAAAAATGGGTTCAAAAGGCCGTAGTGCAAAAGGTGGTATCTTATTTACCTTTTAATCATCAGGTTAATTTTCTTTTCCAGAAATACGTGACCAAAGGAGTTTACCTCACCGACGAGTATTTTTCCAGTCGCTTGGAACATGCCACTCAACATCTCAAGAAGTATCAGCAGTTTTCAGGGAAGAAAATTCCCGCAAGCACTCTTGAAATCGGCACTGGATGGTATCCGGTGGTTCCAGTCTGTTTCTTTCTTTCCGGTGTAGAGAAAATTTATTCGGTAGATATTACCTTTCTTACTTCCAAAAAGAGAATAGAAACCACGCTCAGGAAGTTTGTTGAGTATCATGATTCGGGCAAGTTGACAGGGTACTTATCTTATGACCCCGACAAATATCAAACCCTTCTAAGTCTGCTCCAGAATTTCGAGCAATTGTCTCTGGATAATATCCTGCACGATCTGAGGATCACTTACAAGATTGAAGATGCCCGGCAACTTTCACTGCCCGATGGCTCCATAGATTTAGTCAATTCAAACAATACGTTTGAGCATATCTATCCGGTTATCCTTCATCCTATTCTAAAGGATTTCAAAAGGGTGGTAAAAAAACAAGGTGGGGTGATGTCTCATTCCATTGATATGTCCGACCACTTTGCTCACTTCGACAAGAGTATCAATATCTATAACTTTCTACGCTTTTCAGATAGGGAATGGATATGGATCGACAATTCCATTCAGCCACAAAGCAGATTGCGGATTACAGACTACAGAAAAATGTATGAAGACCTGCAAATTCCTGTTTCTGAAGAAACATTCCGAGAAGGAAATCTACTCGAACTGAAGACGATCCCTCTGGATAAAAAATATGCCGAAATGCGTTTGGACGACGTGGCGATAAGCCACTGTCATTTTGTTTCGGATATGAGCAAAGGCAGATAG
- the purE gene encoding 5-(carboxyamino)imidazole ribonucleotide mutase produces MSNPLVGIIMGSESDLKIMQEAAEVLGELGVEFELTVVSAHRTPQRMIDYAQIAKERGLKVIIAGAGGAAHLPGMVASITPLPVIGVPIKSSNSIDGWDSILSILQMPSGIPVATVALNGARNAGILAAKIIGTSDKAVSEKVMAYKNQLKAKVENSVREMKIAGFRNEFDD; encoded by the coding sequence ATGAGCAATCCTTTAGTCGGTATTATAATGGGCAGCGAAAGCGATTTGAAGATTATGCAGGAAGCTGCTGAAGTGTTGGGCGAACTGGGTGTGGAGTTTGAATTGACAGTGGTGTCTGCTCACCGCACCCCACAGCGCATGATCGATTATGCCCAGATTGCCAAAGAAAGAGGATTGAAGGTGATTATTGCCGGTGCCGGTGGCGCGGCGCATCTGCCGGGCATGGTGGCTTCTATTACCCCTTTACCGGTGATTGGTGTTCCTATTAAATCTTCCAATTCGATAGATGGCTGGGATTCTATTCTTTCTATTCTGCAAATGCCCTCTGGCATACCGGTAGCTACGGTAGCACTCAACGGTGCGAGAAACGCGGGGATATTAGCCGCCAAAATAATAGGCACTTCAGATAAGGCTGTTTCGGAGAAAGTTATGGCCTATAAAAACCAATTGAAAGCTAAGGTCGAAAACTCTGTCCGCGAAATGAAGATTGCGGGTTTCAGAAATGAGTTTGACGATTGA
- a CDS encoding bifunctional (p)ppGpp synthetase/guanosine-3',5'-bis(diphosphate) 3'-pyrophosphohydrolase, translated as MESPQTIDLEKEKKLILKEYRSLLRSLKKNISTQKKRMVRRAFEMAMDSHKDMRRKSGEPYVLHPISVAKVVSEEMGLDATSVICALLHDVVEDTDVTLEEIERTFNKEVARIVDGLTKISGVFDLNSSLQAENFRKLLLTLNDDIRVILIKLADRLHNMRTLESLSREKQLKIASETMFLYAPLAHRMGLHSIKTELEDLALKFTESTLYRDIAKKLQEKKRERTKFINEFIRPLKEELERRGFKFEIYGRPKSIYSIYNKMKVKGVSFEEIYDLFAIRIILKSPPDKEKSDCWGVYSAITDIYHPNPDRLRDWLSNPKTNGYEALHTTVMSGTGKWVEIQIRSERMHEIAERGFAAHWKYKEGSADSVLDEWLDKIRSLLGNPDSTAIDVVNEFKYELFSEEIFVFTPKGDLKRLRKGATALDFAFEIHSGVGVKCIGAKVNTKLVPLSHQLKNGDQVEILTSNKQTPNEDWLNYAITAKARSVIKQSLKEDKRKFATEGREILEKRMKQLKMEVGEANIYLLMNLFKMISPLDLYFHVASHKIDLAELNKLDVVGGKIKLPKPLEQAAKNADAIDTAVKQTLQKNAELLIMGEGADKIDYKFAPCCNPIPGDDVFGFLTINDGIKIHRTNCPNAVQMMSKYAYRIIKTRWTKQHEIAFLTGVKITGIDDVGLVNKITNIITGQMNLNMRSLSFDSADGVFEGKIMVYVHDTAELEDLTSRLTALDGVLDVGRFDEEDEQKG; from the coding sequence ATGGAAAGCCCACAGACGATAGATTTAGAAAAGGAGAAAAAATTAATTCTCAAAGAGTACCGGAGTCTTTTACGCTCGTTGAAAAAAAATATTTCGACGCAGAAAAAGAGGATGGTTCGGCGCGCCTTCGAGATGGCGATGGACAGCCATAAAGATATGCGGCGCAAATCGGGCGAACCATACGTGCTGCATCCTATCTCGGTGGCAAAAGTGGTGAGCGAAGAAATGGGCTTGGATGCCACCTCGGTCATCTGCGCGCTGTTGCATGATGTGGTAGAAGATACCGACGTGACGCTGGAAGAAATTGAACGTACGTTTAATAAAGAAGTGGCACGTATTGTTGACGGGCTGACGAAAATATCGGGTGTCTTTGACCTGAACTCTTCTTTGCAAGCAGAGAATTTCAGAAAGCTATTGCTGACGCTGAACGACGACATTCGAGTCATTCTTATCAAGCTGGCCGACCGGTTGCACAACATGCGGACTTTAGAATCGCTGAGTAGAGAGAAGCAGTTGAAGATTGCAAGCGAAACCATGTTTCTATATGCCCCGCTGGCGCACCGGATGGGCCTTCACTCCATCAAGACGGAACTGGAAGACTTGGCGCTGAAATTTACAGAGTCCACTTTATATAGAGACATTGCTAAAAAACTGCAGGAGAAAAAGCGCGAGCGCACAAAATTCATCAACGAATTTATTCGACCGTTGAAAGAAGAGTTGGAACGGCGCGGTTTTAAGTTTGAAATATATGGCCGCCCTAAATCCATTTACTCCATCTATAATAAAATGAAGGTCAAGGGAGTTTCGTTTGAAGAAATTTATGACCTGTTTGCTATCCGAATTATACTGAAGTCACCACCGGATAAAGAGAAGAGCGATTGTTGGGGAGTCTATTCTGCCATCACCGATATTTATCACCCCAACCCCGACCGGTTGCGCGACTGGCTGAGCAACCCGAAAACGAATGGTTATGAGGCGCTGCACACCACCGTGATGAGCGGCACCGGTAAGTGGGTAGAGATTCAGATTCGCTCTGAGCGCATGCACGAAATCGCCGAACGGGGTTTTGCGGCTCATTGGAAATATAAAGAAGGAAGTGCCGACTCGGTATTGGATGAATGGTTAGATAAAATTCGTTCGCTGTTAGGGAACCCGGACAGCACAGCGATAGATGTAGTCAATGAATTCAAGTATGAACTTTTCAGCGAAGAGATATTTGTTTTTACACCGAAGGGCGATTTGAAAAGACTTCGCAAAGGCGCTACCGCACTCGACTTTGCTTTTGAAATACACAGTGGCGTGGGGGTTAAATGTATCGGCGCCAAGGTCAACACGAAGTTGGTTCCGCTCAGCCATCAATTGAAGAATGGAGACCAGGTGGAAATTCTGACTTCCAATAAGCAAACACCCAACGAGGATTGGTTGAATTATGCAATTACCGCCAAGGCGCGCTCGGTCATCAAACAATCACTGAAGGAGGATAAAAGGAAATTTGCCACAGAGGGGAGGGAAATCTTAGAAAAGAGGATGAAGCAATTGAAGATGGAGGTGGGAGAGGCCAACATCTATCTGCTGATGAATCTGTTCAAAATGATTTCGCCGCTGGACTTGTACTTCCATGTTGCCTCGCATAAGATAGACTTAGCTGAGCTGAATAAGCTGGATGTCGTGGGAGGCAAAATCAAGTTACCCAAACCGCTGGAACAAGCAGCCAAGAACGCAGATGCTATTGATACAGCCGTAAAGCAAACCTTGCAGAAGAATGCCGAGTTGCTGATTATGGGCGAAGGGGCCGATAAGATTGATTACAAATTTGCTCCTTGTTGCAATCCCATACCCGGCGATGACGTTTTCGGATTTCTGACGATTAACGACGGGATTAAAATTCACCGTACCAATTGCCCGAACGCGGTGCAGATGATGAGCAAATACGCCTATCGTATTATCAAAACCCGCTGGACCAAACAGCATGAAATCGCTTTCCTCACCGGTGTGAAAATCACCGGCATTGATGATGTGGGCTTAGTCAATAAAATAACGAACATCATCACCGGACAAATGAACCTGAATATGCGCTCGCTTTCTTTCGATAGCGCCGATGGTGTATTTGAAGGAAAAATCATGGTGTATGTTCACGACACCGCCGAACTGGAAGATCTGACCAGCCGTCTCACCGCGCTGGATGGCGTTCTGGATGTAGGGCGTTTCGACGAGGAGGACGAACAGAAGGGATAG
- a CDS encoding dihydrofolate reductase: MKIAIVVAVGQNSEIGSKGGLLWKLPRDMKFFKEVTMGHYVLMGRKTWESIPPNYKPLDGRVNMVVTRQKDFRDEGCIVFADLETAYQHAKECGEGELMIIGGGEIYRLAMPKTDIIYLTRVHESFPEADTYFPDINSEEWEEVDRVDQPADAKHAYPFSFIKLERRG, from the coding sequence ATGAAAATTGCAATCGTGGTAGCCGTGGGGCAAAATAGCGAAATTGGTTCAAAAGGGGGCCTGTTGTGGAAGCTGCCTCGAGATATGAAGTTCTTTAAGGAAGTCACCATGGGCCATTATGTATTGATGGGTAGAAAAACCTGGGAGAGCATTCCGCCGAACTATAAACCGCTCGACGGGCGGGTGAACATGGTGGTGACGCGGCAAAAGGATTTTCGTGATGAAGGCTGTATTGTCTTCGCCGATTTGGAAACGGCCTATCAACATGCCAAAGAATGTGGCGAAGGCGAATTGATGATTATTGGTGGCGGCGAGATTTATCGTTTGGCGATGCCGAAAACTGACATCATTTATCTAACCCGCGTGCACGAATCTTTTCCCGAGGCCGACACTTATTTTCCCGACATCAATTCTGAAGAATGGGAAGAAGTGGACCGCGTAGATCAACCGGCGGATGCCAAACACGCCTATCCTTTCAGTTTCATCAAACTAGAAAGGCGGGGGTAA
- a CDS encoding SPFH domain-containing protein, which produces MAAIIDFVKWDTRPEEQLFAWKFPESNLSTFTQLIVAESQEAILFSKGQVVGKFGPGKHTLNTENLPILRNLFGIPFGGKNPFTAEVWFVNKLMPLNLDWTTDSMMYHDPDYQTMVPLLAKGRYGIKIVDAEKFLIKLVGTTTTFTARQLTDNFYGATVSKTKSTILQFIMSNKIGIKTISAFLDGLSESLRLSISTFWEDYGFQLISFYITTIEVDSNTKAGEMILKAMSQQSAQIIGGYTWQQSQVFELGDKAVDSMGKGNGQNSLLGAVMATNLMGGLSGGGLLNPVSYKNPETNSNVQNPVVTPAREVYCSNCAKKFSSNMKFCPHCGDPYTACPKCGADNDKDAKKCVSCGTVLSASGASCTNCSSPLADGAAFCPTCGKPVASKEGCCKRCGHKLGSTPFCSQCGFKNS; this is translated from the coding sequence ATGGCAGCAATTATAGATTTTGTAAAATGGGACACAAGACCAGAGGAACAACTTTTCGCTTGGAAATTTCCAGAATCAAATTTAAGCACCTTCACTCAATTGATAGTTGCTGAATCACAGGAAGCAATTCTATTTTCCAAAGGACAAGTTGTAGGCAAATTTGGACCAGGAAAACACACCCTCAACACTGAAAACTTGCCAATCCTAAGAAATCTTTTTGGTATTCCATTCGGAGGAAAAAATCCTTTCACTGCCGAAGTGTGGTTCGTAAATAAATTGATGCCTTTGAATCTTGATTGGACAACTGATTCAATGATGTATCACGACCCTGACTATCAAACAATGGTTCCTTTACTTGCAAAAGGACGATACGGAATTAAGATTGTTGATGCAGAAAAGTTTTTAATAAAATTGGTTGGAACAACGACAACATTTACAGCACGACAACTCACTGATAATTTTTACGGAGCAACAGTTTCAAAAACAAAATCTACCATTCTTCAATTCATAATGTCAAACAAGATTGGCATTAAAACTATTTCCGCTTTCTTAGATGGGCTTTCAGAAAGTTTGAGATTATCAATTTCAACTTTCTGGGAAGATTACGGATTTCAACTTATAAGTTTTTACATCACCACAATTGAAGTTGATTCAAATACCAAAGCAGGTGAAATGATTCTCAAAGCCATGTCGCAGCAAAGCGCACAAATCATTGGTGGTTATACATGGCAGCAGTCGCAAGTTTTTGAGTTGGGCGACAAAGCAGTAGATTCAATGGGTAAGGGCAACGGACAAAATAGTTTATTGGGTGCTGTTATGGCAACAAATTTAATGGGAGGGTTATCGGGAGGCGGTTTGCTTAATCCTGTTTCTTATAAGAATCCAGAAACAAATTCTAATGTTCAAAATCCTGTTGTTACTCCAGCACGAGAAGTTTATTGTTCCAATTGTGCTAAGAAATTTTCAAGCAACATGAAGTTCTGTCCGCATTGTGGCGACCCATATACAGCTTGTCCAAAGTGCGGAGCGGACAATGATAAGGATGCAAAGAAATGTGTGAGTTGTGGAACGGTTCTATCTGCAAGCGGTGCAAGTTGCACTAATTGCAGTTCACCGTTAGCAGACGGAGCAGCGTTTTGTCCAACTTGCGGAAAGCCCGTTGCATCAAAGGAAGGTTGTTGTAAACGGTGCGGACATAAATTAGGAAGCACACCTTTTTGTTCTCAATGCGGATTTAAAAACTCATAA
- a CDS encoding ATP-binding domain-containing protein produces the protein MLAIYLAKELHEKHEKNISIIVYTKALRTFIKHTLTYLNLPEVNVFYQEEINGYINIKHDYIIIDEAQDFSVQDIINFQENAKKGMFIFADENQRLYDKNSKKETTLTVSLLRQKVNFPTVKLKHNYRISKNIAELICNLYPDSSLSCKSFDDGHKPIFIKCNSPLQELEYIKTYVTTNANEDIGILLKENRAIQEGGYFANRNSKKIKIPGVLETKDFLVSSGIVIGYKFDRVDKLVFTESKNINIMTYHSSKGLQFDTVILPFSNTLNSHKNLCVNYVGLTRSKSKLIITYTDIISGEYNMPLDKEKYDGEIRLFDENRDLPIDTLKALHELNNL, from the coding sequence TTGCTAGCTATTTATCTTGCTAAAGAGTTGCATGAAAAGCATGAAAAGAACATTTCAATTATAGTTTATACTAAAGCACTTAGGACATTCATAAAGCATACATTGACCTATCTAAATTTACCAGAAGTAAATGTATTTTATCAAGAAGAAATAAATGGATATATAAATATAAAACACGATTATATTATAATAGACGAAGCGCAGGACTTTTCTGTTCAAGACATTATTAACTTTCAAGAAAATGCCAAAAAAGGCATGTTTATTTTCGCAGACGAGAATCAGCGCCTTTATGACAAAAACTCAAAGAAGGAAACAACACTGACGGTCTCACTCTTACGCCAAAAAGTTAATTTTCCTACGGTTAAACTGAAGCACAATTATAGAATCTCAAAAAATATCGCAGAACTTATTTGTAACTTATATCCGGATAGTTCTCTAAGCTGTAAATCGTTTGACGATGGGCATAAACCAATTTTTATTAAATGTAATTCCCCTCTTCAAGAACTTGAATACATAAAAACCTATGTTACGACTAATGCCAATGAAGATATAGGCATTCTACTTAAAGAAAATAGAGCCATACAAGAAGGTGGATATTTTGCGAATCGTAATAGTAAAAAAATAAAAATACCAGGTGTCTTGGAAACTAAAGATTTTCTCGTTTCCTCTGGTATTGTAATAGGTTATAAATTTGACCGTGTCGACAAATTAGTTTTTACAGAAAGTAAAAACATAAATATCATGACATATCACAGTTCTAAAGGACTACAGTTTGATACTGTTATTTTACCTTTCAGCAATACATTGAATAGCCATAAGAATTTATGTGTGAATTATGTAGGCCTGACAAGAAGTAAAAGCAAACTTATTATTACATACACTGACATAATATCTGGCGAATACAACATGCCCTTAGACAAAGAGAAGTATGATGGTGAAATCAGACTATTTGATGAAAATAGGGATTTGCCGATTGACACTTTAAAAGCATTACATGAATTAAATAATTTGTAA
- a CDS encoding DoxX family protein produces the protein MKTLSLFIMAALYVAAGVNHFWHPKFYLKIMPPWLPWHHQLVIISGVCEIALGLLLLFSSTRSVAAWGIILLLIAVFPANIQMMLDYWNKSNPKLWVTILRLPLQLILIWWAYTFTKSLS, from the coding sequence ATGAAGACACTTTCACTCTTTATAATGGCTGCATTATATGTCGCGGCAGGGGTCAATCATTTTTGGCATCCCAAATTTTATTTAAAAATAATGCCGCCCTGGCTTCCCTGGCATCATCAGTTGGTCATTATCAGCGGTGTTTGCGAAATAGCTCTTGGCCTGCTACTTCTATTTTCTTCCACGAGAAGTGTAGCTGCCTGGGGCATCATTCTCTTATTGATCGCTGTTTTCCCTGCCAATATTCAAATGATGCTTGACTATTGGAATAAATCTAATCCTAAGTTGTGGGTAACGATACTTAGATTGCCTTTGCAACTAATATTGATTTGGTGGGCTTACACTTTTACAAAATCATTGAGCTAA
- a CDS encoding M23 family metallopeptidase: MANRKKEKYIFNTHTLSYEKAVVSWGSRIIRFLGFMVAALVFSLAISTIYYRFFDSPKEKRLRAELNKMKDQYSLLGRETDRLSTVLDDLHYRDGNIYRVMLEAEPIDEDVWKAGTGGINKYRYLEQFDNGELMKELSLKVDKLKKQMVIQSKSYDQVAVLITNSQQMLASIPSIQPILNKNLKHVASGYGKRLDPIYKIMKFHEGMDFSAAIGTDIHVTGDGTVETVNFSYNGYGNEVVVNHGYGYKTRYAHLSQPLIREGQKLKRGDIIGKVGNTGKSTGPHLHYEVIKNGGHLNPVYYYFNDLKDADFQKMLEMSNNPGQAMD; this comes from the coding sequence ATGGCCAATCGGAAAAAGGAAAAATACATTTTCAATACACATACACTCAGCTACGAGAAAGCTGTAGTGAGTTGGGGCAGTCGAATCATTCGCTTTTTGGGCTTTATGGTGGCGGCATTGGTTTTTTCGCTGGCTATTTCTACTATTTACTATCGCTTTTTCGACTCCCCAAAAGAAAAGAGACTTCGGGCAGAATTGAATAAAATGAAAGATCAATATTCCTTGCTTGGTCGCGAAACGGATAGGCTTTCAACTGTGTTAGATGATTTGCATTATCGAGATGGGAATATATACCGGGTGATGCTTGAAGCAGAACCAATTGATGAGGATGTTTGGAAAGCAGGAACCGGGGGGATTAATAAATATCGTTATTTAGAACAGTTTGATAACGGGGAACTGATGAAGGAGTTATCCTTAAAGGTGGATAAATTGAAAAAGCAGATGGTCATTCAATCTAAGAGTTATGATCAGGTGGCTGTGCTGATCACTAATAGCCAGCAGATGTTAGCATCTATTCCTTCCATCCAGCCCATTTTGAACAAGAATCTTAAACATGTAGCTTCCGGATACGGTAAGCGTTTAGACCCCATTTATAAAATCATGAAGTTTCATGAAGGCATGGATTTTTCTGCTGCTATTGGTACCGATATTCATGTGACCGGCGATGGAACGGTTGAAACGGTTAACTTTTCGTATAATGGTTACGGCAACGAAGTAGTGGTAAATCATGGCTATGGATATAAAACAAGATACGCCCATTTGTCTCAACCATTAATTCGTGAGGGACAGAAATTAAAACGGGGTGATATTATTGGTAAGGTTGGAAACACCGGCAAATCTACTGGGCCACATTTGCATTATGAGGTAATCAAGAATGGCGGCCATTTGAATCCGGTTTATTATTACTTCAACGATTTGAAAGATGCCGACTTCCAAAAGATGCTTGAGATGTCAAACAATCCAGGTCAGGCGATGGACTAA